One stretch of Toxoplasma gondii ME49 chromosome XI, whole genome shotgun sequence DNA includes these proteins:
- a CDS encoding hypothetical protein (encoded by transcript TGME49_311890) → MVSTGQRPCNRLRALQAASEGRRKSSRGQGELLRVLRQQRVFVDERAIHFVSEGRGGPRADARNSVFKLQNTSAKQTATEQVQSLREKFSVVHDEGAESGDEGWGSQYANVPEALKTERGKSILAEQNRDQLLDAIENIEAEAGQLPEDTVTREEIDEAAALNQVIQRYSVTPDALSPQQLEALAKFAEYSHSEMAQEGDYENDEDNAGYEGYDADEGNDGEGDEDDDDDDDEDFSPQQLNKLNDMQREFLANNMVQWMESMEAAYTHGVILMKINCLGVAFIRNVTIKDCLLTIAQPTNWLQTSISPRRVALTSIESVALGRNSREFEAMEQRIYDGQLDETLPSPKLCSVVHLPADRTLSLVFVDEEHRNGFVFFLRVMVKRAKQAEQVGAE, encoded by the exons GCGCGTGCTTCGTCAGCAGCGCGTGTTCGTTGACGAGAGAGCGATCCACTTTGTGTCGGAAGGGCGGGGCGGCCCCCGCGCCGACGCGAGGAACTCGGTGTTCAAGCTCCAGAACACCTCTGCCAAGCAGACCGCGACAGAGCAGGTGCAGAGCCTCCGCGAAAAGTTCTCCGTGGTCCACGACGAGGGCGCAGAgtcaggagacgaaggatgGGGCAGCCAGTACGCGAATGTTCCTGAGGCGCTGAAGACCGAACGAGGAAAGTCGATTTTGGCGGAGCAGAACCGGGATCAACTGCTGGACGCGATAGAAAACATCGAGGCAGAAGCTGGCCAACTTCCCGAAGACACCGTCACCCGAGAGGAAATCGACGAAGCAGCTGCACTGAACCAAGTGATCCAGCGCTACAGCGTCACTCCCgacgcgctgtctccgcagcaaCTCGAAGCGCTAGCCAAGTTCGCGGAATACTCCCATAGTGAGATGGCTCAAGAAGGCGACTacgaaaacgacgaagacaacGCCG GCTACGAAGGCTACGACGCCGACGAGGGTaacgacggagaaggcgacgaagatgaTGACGatgacgacgacgaagacttCAGTCCTCAGCAACTCAACA AGCTTAACGACATGCAGCGCGAATTCCTCGCCAACAATATGGTTCAGTGGATGGAGAGCATGGAGGCTGCGTACACGCACGGCGTGATTCTCATGAAAATCAACTGCCTCGGCGTGGCCTTCATCAGAAACGTGACCATCAAAGATTGC CTTTTGACCATCGCGCAGCCTACCAACTGGCTGCAAACGAGCATCAGCCCCCGCAGGGTTGCTCTGACGTCCATCGAGTCTGTCGCCCTCGGTCGAAACTCGCGAGAGTTCGAAGCCATGGAGCAGCGCATTTACGACGGCCAGCTCGACGAAACGCT CCCTTCCCCAAAGTTATGCTCCGTCGTCCACCTTCCGGCAGACCGAACCCTTTCCCTCGTTTTTGT GGATGAGGAGCACCGCAACGggtttgtcttcttcttgcgtGTCATGGTCAAGAGGGCGAAGCAAGCTGAGCAGGTGGGAGCTGAATAA
- a CDS encoding hypothetical protein (encoded by transcript TGME49_311905): MSVPPFTPPNAEGALLRGLHAPARERRKPSSSASSSTPQKPVRTAFENGRFLCYKCKANWAVCDDREKSCRNCLLNLVRSTVVSHLRKVAETSRQLEEAAKEEGQRETTAACGSGREETETAREDRRRPTTDEADDQKRVWFVAVSGGPASLALVHILRDHLLEQRSKWERRKAGQLRRQTHADRHRQAPAKEASPDAPSSSSSQDGPETQKESSSSSSPLSSSSARQDCPPLPLFAVHVDVAPWLPRGPASSQGCLEKSSESSLVAELRAILDSLGVPLLVIPPTAAFFHNSSSGPSSSGDCSSDSVSCEDGGEALRVHLQAVLAEDGNAFEALLRVIIVRSLFHFLQRPPLPLRADSRPSVLAARNAAADFAGESKCRDKERSEQERPTQSSSRRSLALLCFGDSSTRLAVRLLLKACQGDGLTLQQEAQLVDDRFLPSFCLCRPLLSISAKEAAMYCRYAALPFLSTNPYSLVLPFPAPSLPLPPLPSRSSNTVANSPASSSSSSSSSSSSSSASTSSSSSSSCASSSSSSPSSLSSPAFVSVRSVPLSFLIRSFLLDLQRNFPSTVSNVLKTSQKAVPVSRRLSTLVSSSEENSSSLSQREGGSDAKNDSSETCSLCLLGLCDPETFSDNALWDSNQRRILFQSPQGEASTSLCPPRLPLCMPCARAASAGTASASVAFSCLSSSFSQVASSGSQHDT; encoded by the exons ATGTCGGTCCCCCCGTTTACTCCGCCGAACGCAGAGGGCGCTCTTCTCCgtggactgcatgcgcctgccagggagaggcgaaagccTAGCTCTTCGGCTAGCTCTTCGACGCCGCAGAAGCCTGTGAGGACGGCCTTTGAGAACGGGCGATTTCTCTGCTACAAGTGCAAAGCCAACTGGGCAGTGTGCGACGACCGCGAGAAGAGCTGTCGAAACTGTCTCCTCAACCTCGTCCGGTCGACCGTCGTCAGCCACCTTCGGAAGGTCGCGGAGACGTCTCGACAGCTtgaagaagctgcgaaggaagaaggccagagagagacgacagctgcatgcggctcggggcgcgaggagaccgagacagcgagagaagacagacgcaggccgacgacagacgaggcagaTGATCAGAAGCGCGTTTGGTTCGTCGCTGTTTCAGGGGGTCCTGCCTCGCTCGCCCTGGTCCACATTTTGCGCGACCATCTTTTGGAGCAAAGGAGCAagtgggagagaagaaaggcaggcCAGCTACGCAggcaaacgcatgcagatcggCATCGACAAGCGCCGGCGAAGGAAGCCTCCCCAGATGCGCCTTCATCGTCGTCATCGCAGGACGGCCCTGAAACCCAGAAGGAGTCgagttcctcctcttctccactttcctcttcttctgctcgaCAAGACTGCCCGCCTCTTCCGCTCTTTGCAGTCCACGTCGACGTAGCGCCTTGGTTGCCTCGCGGTCCCGCTTCCTCCCAAGGGTGTCTGGAAAAAAGTTCCGAGTCGTCTCTCGTCGCAGAGCTGCGGGCAATTCTCGACAGTCTCGGCGTCCCCCTTCTCGTCATTCCCCCCACAGCTGCGTTCTTTCACAACTCGTCTTCGggcccttcttcttctggggaTTGCTCCTCTGACTCGGTGTCGTGTGAGGACGGTGGAGAGGCGCTTCGCGTTCACTTGCAGGCGGTTCTTGCGGAGGATGGCAATGCGTTCGaagctcttcttcgagtcATTAT AGTTCGGTCCCTGTTCCACTTCCTTCAGCGACCCCCGCTCCCCCTTCGGGCAGACAGCCGACCCTCGGTCTTGGCTGCGAGAAACGCCGCGGCAGACTTCGCGGGCGAGAGCAAGTGTCGAGACAAGGAACGCAGCGAGCAAGAGAGACCAACGCAAAGCAGCAGTCGCCGgagtctcgctcttctctgcttcggagacagcagcacCCGTCTCGCCGTTCGGCTCCTGCTCAAGGCCTGCCAAGGCGACGGCCTCACCCTTCAACAGGAAGCGCAGCTCGTCGACGACCG GTTCCTCCCgagcttctgcctctgccgccCTTTGCTGTCGATCTCTGCAAAAGAAGCTGCCATGTACTGTCGATACGCCgctcttcccttcctgtcGACGAACCCGTACAGCCTCgtgcttccttttcctgctccttctcttccgcttcccccccttccttcgcgttcctcAAACACAGTCGCAAACTCcccggcttcttcctcttcttcatcgtcttcttcctcttcttcatcgtctgcttcaacgtcttcttcctcttcttcatcgtgtgcttcatcatcttcttcctctccttcttcattgtcttctcccgcttttGTCTCGGTGCGCAGTGTTCCCTTGAGTTTCCTCAttcgctctttccttctggaTTTGCAGAGAAATTTTCCGTCGACGGTTTCGAACGTCTTGAAGACCTCGCAGAAGGCAGTGCCTGTCTCCCGTCGCCTGTCcactctcgtctcttccagcgaggagaacagttcttctctctcgcagcgGGAAGGAGGCTCTGACGCCAAGAACGACTCCTCAGAGACCTgcagcctctgtctcctcggcttGTGCGATCCAGAAACATTTTCTGACAACGCGCTCTGGGACTCGAATCAGCGAAGA ATTCTCTTTCAGTCGCCTCAAGGCGAAGCTTcgacgtctctctgtcctcctcgccttccgctTTGCATGCCTTGCGCTCGTGCGGCAAGTGCGGGGACAGCGAGTGcgtctgtcgccttttcttgtctttcttcgtctttctcgcaaGTCGCAAGCAGCGGTTCTCAGCACGACACCTAG